From the genome of Populus trichocarpa isolate Nisqually-1 chromosome 15, P.trichocarpa_v4.1, whole genome shotgun sequence, one region includes:
- the LOC7456621 gene encoding protein MICRORCHIDIA 7 has translation MDGIGNVKQEILEPSPNRQNATVSGVPDAVIELSSSSESSSGSDSESETELDGNSVVSKRQWDSNGGDGGSEMKKKKKRRRNLDDLGVVLPLGFLAPLPQPPSSEPPTEAEMAVVESTESTMVNLIGQSSKQFWKAGDYEGAPHANWDLSSGGMDRVRVHPKFLHSNATSHKWALGAFAELMDNALDEFGNGATFVNIDMVESKKDRSRMLLIEDNGGGMDPDKMRQCMSLGYSAKSKVANTIGQYGNGFKTSTMRLGADVIVFSRCPGKDGKSPTQSIGLLSYTFLRSTGKEDIVVPMLDFQRKGREWSRMIRYSASDWNRNVETIVCWSPFSSEADLLRQFNLMSDHGTRIIIYNLWEDDQGLLELDFDSDPHDIQLRGVNRDEKHIKMAKEFPNSRHFLTYRHSLRNYASILYLRLPSSFRIILRGKDVEHHNIVNDMMLSQEVTYRPQPGADGVPKDTNMTAVVTIGFVKDAKHHIDVQGFNVYHKNRLIKPFWRLWNAAGSDGRGVIGVLEANFVEPAHDKQGFERTTVLARLEARLVQMQKQYWSTYCHKIGYAPRRNKKLINEFSDIETSPGYQPPTSSHSRKKYTSLGSKISPSHSDHGYGNGHASNKVNVRTNTPTKFGKSTISPGPSPPAQDVSSEDDDCVAIPVRKANGSTQRTTPTNKSFEKDGLHATQSSSCMEDSGSQHDCMSGGGTVHTVTRSQTKVGDVDKMDCSFSESDVLALVHLKQENRELKERLEKLEGETRGEYRNGSQCEKCKSLEIQLQEAQRKLEELNKEQESLIDIFSEERVRRDQEEENLRKKLKDASNTIQELLDKVRLLEKMKSPYLKGR, from the exons atGGATGGTATTGGTAATGTAAAGCAAGAGATTCTTGAACCTTCACCTAATCGACAAAACGCCACCGTTTCGGGAGTTCCAGACGCCGTCATCGAACTCAGTAGCAGCAGTGAAAGCAGTAGCGGTAGTGACAGTGAGTCGGAAACCGAGTTAGATGGAAACAGCGTTGTCTCTAAGAGACAGTGGGACTCTAATGGTGGTGATGGAGGTTctgagatgaagaagaagaagaagaggagaaggaATTTGGATGATTTAGGTGTTGTGTTGCCGTTGGGGTTTCTCGCTCCACTTCCGCAACCGCCGTCTTCAGAGCCGCCCACTGAAGCGGAGATGGCTGTGGTGGAGTCGACGGAGAGTACGATGGTGAATTTGATTGGTCAAAGCAGCAAGCAATTCTGGAAAGCGGGTGATTATGAGGGTGCTCCTCATGCTAATTGGGATTTATCTTCTG GTGGAATGGATCGTGTTAGGGTTCATCCAAAATTTTTGCATTCTAATGCAACTAGTCATAAATGGGCACTTGGAG CATTTGCGGAACTTATGGACAATGCATTGgatgag tTTGGCAATGGAGCTACGTTTGTTAACATAGATATGGTTGAAAGTAAGAAGGATCGCAGCAGAATGCTTTTGATTGAAG ATAATGGCGGTGGAATGGATCCAGATAAAATGCGACAATGCATGTCCTTGGGTTATTCTGCAAAAAGCAAAGTGGCGAACACCATTGGACAAT ATGGCAATGGATTTAAGACAAGTACCATGAGGCTTGGAGCAGATGTCATTGTGTTTTCACGTTGTCCAGGAAAAGATGGAAAAAG TCCTACACAGAGCATTGGATTGCTATCATACACTTTTTTGAGGAGCACGGGGAAAGAAGATATTGTGGTGCCCATG CTTGACTTTCAAAGAAAGGGGCGGGAATGGAGCAGGATGATACGGTACTCTGCTAGTGATTGGAATAGAAATGTAGAGACGATAGTTTGTTGGTCTCCATTTTCCAGCGAGGCAGACCTTCTTCGTCAG TTTAATCTTATGTCAGATCATGGGACGCGAATAATTATATACAATCTTTGGGAGGATGACCAGGGATTGTTGGAACTTGATTTTGACAGTGATCCTCAT GATATCCAACTAAGAGGTGTCAATCGAGATGAGAAGCATATAAAAATGGCGAAAGAGTTTCCCAATTCCAGACACTTCCTTACTTATAGGCACTCATTAAGG AATTATGCCTCAATTCTCTATCTCAGACTGCCTTCCAGCTTTCGAATCATTCTCCGTGGGAAAGATGTTGAGCACCACAATATAGTGAATGATATGATGCTATCGCAGGAGGTAACATATCGGCCACAGCCTGGCGCAGATGGTGTCCCAAAAGACACAAAT ATGACTGCTGTTGTCACTATTGGCTTTGTGAAGGATGCAAAGCATCATATTGATGTTCAAGGATTCAACGTTTATCACAAAAATCGACTAATTAag CCATTTTGGAGGCTTTGGAATGCCGCAGGAAGTGATGGACGTGGAGTAATAG GTGTGTTGGAAGCTAATTTTGTTGAGCCAGCTCATGATAAGCAAGGATTTGAACGCACAACAGTTCTTGCAAGACTAGAAGCTCGATTAGTACAAATGCAAAAACAATACTG GAGCACTTACTGTCACAAAATTGGTTATGCTCCAAGGCGAAATAAGAAACTCATAAATGAGTTCTCAGATATAG AAACTTCTCCTGGCTATCAACCACCCACATCTTCTCATTCTAGAAAGAAGTATACTTCCTTGGGCAGTAAGATATCCCCTTCACATTCCGACCATGGGTATGGCAATGGGCATGCCTCCAACAAAGTGAATGTTAGAACAAATACCCCAACCAAATTTGGAAAAAGCACCATATCGCCTGGACCATCACCTCCTGCTCAGGATGTTAGCAGTGAAGATGATGACTGTGTTGCTATTCCTGTAAGAAAAGCAAATGGGAGCACTCAAAGGACCACTCCTACCAACAAGTCTTTTGAGAAAGATGGGTTGCATGCAACTCAGTCGTCTTCATGCATGGAAGATTCTGGATCTCAGCATGATTGCATGTCTGGAGGGGGGACTGTTCATACTGTCACAAGATCCCAAACAAAG GTGGGTGATGTTGATAAGATGGATTGTTCCTTTTCAGAATCCGATGTGCTTGCCCTTGTTCATTTGAAACAAGAGAATCGTGAACTAAAAGAAAG ATTAGAGAAATTGGAAGGAGAGACTCGAGGGGAGTACAGGAATGGCTCTCAGTGTGAGAAGTGTAAATCTCTTGAGATACAG TTGCAGGAAGCGCAGCGAAAGCTTGAAGAATTGAACAAGGAACAGGAAAGTCTGATTGATATATTCTCAGAGGAGAGGGTCAGGCGAGACCAGGAGGAGGAGAATTTGAGAAAGAAGCTTAAG GATGCATCAAATACCATTCAAGAGTTGCTTGACAAGGTCAGGCTGTTGGAGAAGATGAAATCTCCTTATCTCAAAGGACGTTGA
- the LOC7456622 gene encoding protein TAPETUM DETERMINANT 1, whose amino-acid sequence MSFPSSTMTTVVSKTIGVVLVMIFLLAILLSTFSFSSGLAKDEGGFMGSSSHVFLHEGGNYTAPAPHRKLLVRSMAMEEPNRIGEKCTSADIVVSQGPTAPLSSGIPTYTVQIMNMCATGCDISGIHLNCGWFSSVRLIDPKIFKRLRYNDCLVNDGKPLVTGGTLTFEYANTFSYPLGVSSIVCH is encoded by the exons ATGAGTTTTCCTTCTTCGACGATGACAACTGTGGTTTCGAAGACAATCGGCGTCGTTTTGGTGATGATCTTCTTGCTCGCTATACTACTATCCACGTTTTCATTTTCCTCTG GTTTGGCTAAAGACGAAGGTGGATTCATGGGTTCGTCGAGTCACGTATTTCTTCACGAGGGAGGGAACTACACGGCCCCTGCCCCACATCGCAAGCTCCTTGTTCGCT CAATGGCAATGGAGGAGCCTAACAGGATAGGAGAAAAGTGTACCAGCGCTGATATAGTGGTAAGTCAGGGACCCACAGCCCCTCTTTCCAGTGGCATACCTACTTACACTGTTCAGATCATGAACATGTGTGCCACTGGTTGTGACATCTCCGGAATTCACCTCAACTGTGGCTGGTTCAGCTCTGTTCGCCTCATCGACCCCAAGATATTCAAGCGCCTTCGCTACAATGACTGCCTTGTTAACGATGGAAAGCCTTTGGTAACCGGCGGCACTCTCACCTTCGAATATGCCAACACATTCTCTTACCCTCTGGGAGTCTCTTCTATAGTTTGTCATTGA